A window of the Gossypium arboreum isolate Shixiya-1 chromosome 2, ASM2569848v2, whole genome shotgun sequence genome harbors these coding sequences:
- the LOC108452150 gene encoding bidirectional sugar transporter SWEET1-like isoform X2 — protein MEVLHFIFGVFGNATALFLFLAPTITFTRIIRSKSTEQFSGIPYVMTLLNCLLSAWYGLPFVSKNNLLVSTINGTGAGIETIYVLVFIFYAPKTEKARILGLFACVLTVFSAVALISLFALHGNGRKLFCGLAATIFSIIMYASPLSIMRLVIKTKSVEFMPFFLSLFVFLCGTSWFVYGLLGRDAFVAIPNGFGCGLGFMQLILYSIYRNNKGSGQAKKPTANGTVEMGAEKSHQEKPTNAKLPHLEHV, from the exons ATGGAAGTTTTGCATTTCATTTTTGGTGTTTTTG gGAATGCCACTGCTTTGTTCCTCTTCTTGGCTCCAAC GATAACATTTACGAGGATCATTAGAAGTAAGTCAACAGAGCAATTCTCGGGAATACCCTATGTCATGACCTTGCTCAACTGTCTCCTCTCTGCTTG GTATGGGCTTCCCTTTGTATCAAAAAACAACCTTCTGGTTTCAACAATCAATGGCACCGGTGCAGGCATCGAGACCATTTATGTGCTGGTCTTCATCTTCTACGCACCAAAAACGGAGAAAGCTAGAATCCTTGGGCTCTTCGCTTGTGTACTCACCGTTTTCTCTGCTGTTGCCCTCATCTCCCTCTTTGCCCTCCATGGTAATGGCAGAAAACTCTTTTGTGGCCTTGCTGCTACCATTTTCTCCATTATCATGTATGCTTCACCTCTTTCAATCATG AGGCTGGTGATCAAAACTAAGAGTGTGGAGTTCATGCCATTTTTCTTGTCACTGTTTGTGTTCCTGTGTGGTACTTCATGGTTTGTCTATGGCCTTCTTGGTCGTGATGCTTTTGTTGCT ATCCCCAATGGATTTGGGTGTGGGCTAGGGTTCATGCAGCTCATCCTTTACAGCATCTATCGCAACAACAAGGGCTCTGGACAGGCAAAGAAGCCAACCGCCAATGGAACCGTTGAGATGGGAGCAGAGAAATCCCACCAAGAGAAGCCAACAAATGCCAAACTTCCTCATCTTGAACATGTTTAA
- the LOC108452150 gene encoding bidirectional sugar transporter SWEET1-like isoform X1, with amino-acid sequence MKMYSLVYVNVFSFSIGNATALFLFLAPTITFTRIIRSKSTEQFSGIPYVMTLLNCLLSAWYGLPFVSKNNLLVSTINGTGAGIETIYVLVFIFYAPKTEKARILGLFACVLTVFSAVALISLFALHGNGRKLFCGLAATIFSIIMYASPLSIMRLVIKTKSVEFMPFFLSLFVFLCGTSWFVYGLLGRDAFVAIPNGFGCGLGFMQLILYSIYRNNKGSGQAKKPTANGTVEMGAEKSHQEKPTNAKLPHLEHV; translated from the exons ATGAAAATGTATTCTCTGGTTTATGTtaatgttttttctttttctataggGAATGCCACTGCTTTGTTCCTCTTCTTGGCTCCAAC GATAACATTTACGAGGATCATTAGAAGTAAGTCAACAGAGCAATTCTCGGGAATACCCTATGTCATGACCTTGCTCAACTGTCTCCTCTCTGCTTG GTATGGGCTTCCCTTTGTATCAAAAAACAACCTTCTGGTTTCAACAATCAATGGCACCGGTGCAGGCATCGAGACCATTTATGTGCTGGTCTTCATCTTCTACGCACCAAAAACGGAGAAAGCTAGAATCCTTGGGCTCTTCGCTTGTGTACTCACCGTTTTCTCTGCTGTTGCCCTCATCTCCCTCTTTGCCCTCCATGGTAATGGCAGAAAACTCTTTTGTGGCCTTGCTGCTACCATTTTCTCCATTATCATGTATGCTTCACCTCTTTCAATCATG AGGCTGGTGATCAAAACTAAGAGTGTGGAGTTCATGCCATTTTTCTTGTCACTGTTTGTGTTCCTGTGTGGTACTTCATGGTTTGTCTATGGCCTTCTTGGTCGTGATGCTTTTGTTGCT ATCCCCAATGGATTTGGGTGTGGGCTAGGGTTCATGCAGCTCATCCTTTACAGCATCTATCGCAACAACAAGGGCTCTGGACAGGCAAAGAAGCCAACCGCCAATGGAACCGTTGAGATGGGAGCAGAGAAATCCCACCAAGAGAAGCCAACAAATGCCAAACTTCCTCATCTTGAACATGTTTAA